One part of the Theropithecus gelada isolate Dixy chromosome 5, Tgel_1.0, whole genome shotgun sequence genome encodes these proteins:
- the ADRA2C gene encoding alpha-2C adrenergic receptor, with the protein MASPALAAALAVAAAAGPNASGAGERGSGANASGASWGPPRGQYSAGAVAGLAAVVGFLIVFTVVGNVLVVIAVLTSRALRAPQNLFLVSLASADILVATLVMPFSLANELMAYWYFGQVWCGVYLALDVLFCTSSIVHLCAISLDRYWSVTQAVEYNLKRTPRRVKATIVAVWLISAVISFPPLVSLYRQPDGAAYPQCGLNDETWYILSSCIGSFFAPCLIMGLVYARIYRVAKLRTRTLSEKRAPVGPDGASPTTENGLGAAAGAGENGHCAPPRADVEPDESSEAAERRRRRGALRRGRRRRAGAEGGAGGADGQGAAESGALTASRSPGPGGRLSRASSRSVEFFLSRRRRARSSVCRRKVAQAREKRFTFVLAVVMGVFVLCWFPFFFSYSLYGICREACQVPVPLFKFFFWIGYCNSSLNPVIYTVFNQDFRRSFKHILFRRRRRGFRQ; encoded by the coding sequence ATGGCGTCCCCGGCGCTGGCGGCGGCGCTGGCGGTGGCGGCAGCTGCGGGCCCCAATGCGAGCGGCGCGGGCGAGAGGGGCAGCGGCGCCAACGCCTCGGGGGCTTCCTGGGGGCCGCCGCGCGGCCAGTACTCGGCGGGTGCGGTGGCAGGGCTGGCGGCCGTGGTGGGCTTCCTCATCGTCTTCACCGTGGTGGGCAACGTGCTGGTGGTGATCGCCGTGCTGACCAGCCGGGCGCTGCGCGCGCCACAGAACCTCTTCCTGGTGTCGCTGGCCTCGGCCGACATCCTGGTGGCCACGCTAGTCATGCCCTTCTCGCTGGCCAACGAGCTAATGGCCTACTGGTACTTCGGGCAGGTGTGGTGCGGCGTGTACCTGGCGCTCGATGTGCTGTTTTGCACCTCGTCGATCGTGCACCTGTGTGCCATCAGCCTGGACCGCTACTGGTCGGTGACGCAGGCCGTCGAGTACAACCTGAAGCGCACGCCACGCCGCGTCAAGGCCACCATCGTGGCCGTGTGGCTCATCTCGGCCGTCATCTCCTTCCCGCCGCTGGTCTCGCTCTACCGCCAGCCCGACGGCGCCGCCTACCCGCAGTGCGGCCTCAACGACGAGACCTGGTACATCCTGTCCTCCTGCATCGGCTCCTTCTTCGCGCCCTGCCTCATCATGGGCCTGGTCTACGCGCGCATCTACCGCGTGGCCAAGCTGCGCACGCGCACGCTCAGCGAGAAGCGCGCCCCCGTGGGCCCCGACGGTGCGTCCCCGACCACCGAAAACGGGCTGGGCGCGGCGGCAGGCGCGGGTGAGAACGGGCACTGCGCGCCCCCGCGCGCCGACGTGGAGCCGGACGAGAGCAGCGAGGCGGCCGAGAGGCGGCGGCGCCGGGGCGCGCTGCGGAGGGGCAGGCGGCGGCGCGCGGGCGCCGAGGGGGGCGCGGGCGGCGCCGACGGGCAGGGGGCAGCTGAGTCGGGGGCGCTGACCGCCTCCAGGTCCCCGGGCCCCGGCGGCCGCCTGTCGCGCGCTAGCTCGCGCTCCGTCGAGTTCTTCCTGTCGCGCAGGCGCCGGGCGCGCAGCAGCGTGTGCCGCCGCAAGGTGGCCCAGGCGCGCGAGAAGCGCTTCACCTTCGTGCTGGCCGTGGTCATGGGCGTGTTCGTGCTCTGCTGGTTCCCCTTCTTCTTCAGCTACAGCCTGTACGGTATCTGCCGCGAAGCCTGCCAGGTGCCCGTCCCGCTCTTCAAGTTCTTCTTCTGGATCGGCTACTGCAACAGCTCGCTGAACCCGGTCATCTACACGGTCTTCAACCAGGACTTCCGGCGATCCTTCAAGCACATCCTCTTCCGACGGAGGAGAAGGGGCTTCAGGCAGTGA